Proteins from one Lachnospiraceae bacterium KGMB03038 genomic window:
- a CDS encoding L-lactate dehydrogenase has product MSSKITIIGAGSVGATIAYKLSGEDIASEIVLIDINKDKVEGEVMDIKQGTCFRNPVSIIAGEYEDAVGSDIVIITSGIARKPGQTRIELTQTNVNIIKQITPQIVKAAPNAIYIIVSNPVDILTYVFTKISGLPENQIIGSGTVLDTARLRYGLSEHFHVAQKNIHAYVYGEHGDSSFVPWSSADIASMNLDAYYEAMADKVGIEKLDKDAMEEYVHKSGGQVIAKKGATFYAVSVAVCELCNLVLAASDSVTTVSSMMHGEYGIEDVALSTLTLVGPKGVQGRIPVRLTDEEVEKLRNSANVLKDVIAQIEI; this is encoded by the coding sequence ATGAGCAGCAAGATTACGATTATTGGCGCAGGAAGTGTTGGAGCTACGATAGCTTATAAGCTGTCAGGGGAAGATATCGCATCTGAGATCGTCCTGATCGACATTAATAAGGACAAGGTCGAGGGTGAGGTCATGGACATCAAGCAGGGGACCTGCTTCCGTAATCCGGTATCTATCATTGCGGGAGAATATGAAGACGCGGTCGGATCTGATATTGTGATCATCACATCTGGTATTGCGAGGAAACCTGGACAGACCAGGATCGAGCTTACCCAGACTAATGTGAATATCATCAAACAGATCACGCCTCAGATCGTGAAAGCGGCGCCTAACGCGATCTATATTATTGTCAGCAACCCCGTAGATATTCTGACCTATGTGTTTACCAAGATTTCGGGTCTCCCAGAGAACCAGATCATTGGTTCTGGAACTGTTTTGGATACGGCCAGGCTGCGTTATGGCCTGTCTGAACATTTTCATGTGGCTCAGAAGAATATCCATGCGTATGTGTATGGGGAACATGGGGATTCTTCTTTTGTTCCGTGGTCCAGCGCGGACATTGCCAGTATGAATCTGGATGCGTACTATGAGGCGATGGCCGACAAGGTAGGCATAGAAAAATTGGATAAAGACGCTATGGAAGAATATGTGCATAAGTCTGGCGGACAGGTGATCGCTAAAAAGGGAGCAACGTTCTATGCTGTTTCAGTAGCGGTCTGTGAGCTTTGTAATCTTGTGCTCGCCGCTTCGGATTCTGTAACTACCGTTTCCAGTATGATGCACGGAGAATACGGGATTGAAGATGTGGCCTTAAGTACATTGACTCTGGTAGGGCCTAAAGGAGTACAGGGCAGGATACCGGTGCGGCTGACGGACGAAGAGGTGGAAAAGCTTCGGAACAGCGCAAATGTATTAAAAGATGTGATCGCTCAGATTGAGATCTAA
- a CDS encoding disulfide reductase, with translation MRYSYYPGCTLKNKAEALDSYARASAQALGFELEEIKEWQCCGGVYPLGTDEIATKLASVRALNDAKEKGQDLVTLCSACHHVIKRVNDDMRNVEEIRTKANNYMAGELAEPYQGETKVLHFLEVLRDEIGFDVLKEKVVHPLEGKKIGAYYGCLLLRPGKILAFDDPENPKIMEDFIRAIGAEPVIYPYRNECCGGYISLKEKDMAKEMCRKIGDSAEGFGADMLITACPLCMYNLNKNLEEDLPVYYFTELLAEALGVKDEVKKQ, from the coding sequence ATGAGATACAGTTATTATCCCGGCTGTACCTTGAAAAATAAAGCGGAGGCTCTGGATTCTTATGCCAGAGCTTCCGCCCAGGCTCTGGGATTTGAGCTGGAGGAGATCAAGGAATGGCAGTGCTGCGGCGGCGTGTATCCCCTGGGGACAGATGAGATCGCAACGAAGCTTGCTTCCGTCCGGGCGCTAAACGACGCGAAAGAAAAAGGCCAGGATCTGGTCACTTTATGTTCCGCCTGTCATCATGTGATCAAGAGAGTCAACGATGATATGCGCAACGTAGAAGAGATCCGCACCAAGGCCAACAACTATATGGCGGGAGAACTGGCAGAACCCTATCAGGGTGAGACGAAAGTCCTGCATTTCCTGGAGGTGCTCCGGGACGAGATTGGATTTGACGTTCTGAAAGAAAAGGTGGTGCATCCACTGGAAGGAAAGAAGATCGGCGCTTATTACGGATGTCTGCTTTTGAGACCGGGAAAGATCCTGGCATTTGACGATCCGGAGAATCCTAAGATCATGGAAGATTTTATACGGGCGATCGGAGCAGAGCCGGTAATCTATCCATACAGGAATGAGTGCTGCGGCGGTTACATATCGCTGAAAGAAAAAGATATGGCAAAAGAGATGTGCAGAAAGATTGGGGACAGCGCGGAAGGATTCGGCGCGGATATGCTGATCACCGCCTGTCCTCTCTGTATGTATAATCTGAATAAAAATCTGGAAGAGGATCTGCCGGTTTATTATTTTACAGAACTTCTGGCAGAGGCCCTGGGAGTGAAAGACGAGGTGAAAAAGCAGTGA
- a CDS encoding 4Fe-4S dicluster domain-containing protein: protein MKDQKKQAELIQEISGVNPLKCMKCGKCSATCPSYNEMDIKPHQFVSYVINEDIESLVQSRSLWKCLSCFACVQRCPRDVKPGKLIDAARQIVEREKGGDYLTPDEIPELLDPETPQQLLVSAFRRYRR, encoded by the coding sequence GTGAAAGACCAGAAAAAACAAGCAGAGCTGATCCAGGAGATCAGCGGCGTGAATCCGCTGAAATGTATGAAATGCGGCAAATGCTCCGCTACCTGTCCGTCCTATAACGAGATGGATATCAAGCCTCATCAGTTTGTTTCTTATGTGATCAATGAAGATATCGAGTCACTGGTGCAGTCTAGGTCTTTGTGGAAATGTCTTTCCTGCTTTGCCTGCGTGCAGCGGTGTCCCAGGGATGTAAAACCGGGCAAGCTGATCGATGCGGCAAGACAGATCGTAGAACGGGAAAAAGGCGGGGACTACCTGACCCCGGATGAAATCCCGGAACTGTTAGATCCGGAAACCCCGCAGCAGCTCTTAGTCAGCGCGTTCAGAAGATACAGGAGGTGA
- a CDS encoding CoB--CoM heterodisulfide reductase iron-sulfur subunit A family protein, translated as MLRIGVFVCHCGTNIAATVDVKKVVEMALHEPGVVHAEDYQYMCSEAGQEKIREAIQEKNLSGIVVCSCSPRMHETTFRNAAERAGLNPYMVEIANIREHCSWIHKDMEEATEKAVILMRAAVAKVNLNTPLKPGESRVTKRALVIGGGIAGIQTALDIADAGYPVDIVEKTPSIGGRMSQLDKTFPTLDCSACILTPKMVEANAHPNINIYTYSEVEKVSGFVGDFTVDIRKKARSVDMSKCTGCGVCQEKCPSKKTPSEFNRGLNNRSAIYTPFAQAIPNVPVIDREACIKFKTGKCGVCSKVCQAGAIDYEQEDEIITEKYGAIVVATGFDMIKLDDYDEYAYSQSKDVITSLELERIMNAAGPTGGHLERLSDGKAPKEIVFVQCVGSRCADHRGKSYCSKICCMYTAKHAMLIRDKYPDVHVTVFYIDVRTPGKNFDEFYRRAVEEYGVDYIKGQVGKVIPQPDGKLLVQGADLLDNKQILKEADMVVLAAAIEPNPDVRKIATMLTASIDTNNFLTEAHAKLRPVESPTAGVFLSGVCQGPKDIPETVSQAGAAAVKAIGLLAKDKLLTNPCTAHSDELLCNGCSQCANVCPYGAITYEEKEVNDHGIREVRRLAVVNDALCQGCGACTVTCPSGAMDLQGFSNRQILAEVDAICR; from the coding sequence GTGCTTAGGATCGGAGTATTCGTCTGTCATTGCGGTACCAATATCGCGGCAACGGTAGACGTAAAGAAAGTAGTAGAAATGGCCCTCCATGAGCCGGGCGTGGTTCATGCGGAGGATTATCAATATATGTGTTCAGAGGCCGGTCAGGAGAAGATCCGGGAGGCGATCCAGGAGAAGAACTTAAGCGGCATCGTAGTTTGTTCCTGTTCTCCCAGGATGCACGAGACCACCTTCCGGAACGCGGCGGAAAGAGCAGGGTTAAATCCCTATATGGTAGAGATCGCCAATATCCGGGAGCACTGTTCCTGGATCCACAAGGATATGGAAGAGGCTACGGAAAAAGCGGTGATCCTTATGCGGGCGGCGGTAGCGAAAGTAAACTTAAACACTCCGCTGAAACCAGGGGAGAGCCGGGTGACCAAACGGGCTCTGGTGATCGGAGGCGGGATCGCGGGGATCCAGACTGCTTTGGACATTGCGGATGCGGGATATCCGGTAGATATTGTGGAGAAAACCCCCAGCATCGGAGGAAGGATGTCCCAGCTTGACAAGACCTTCCCCACCCTGGACTGTTCCGCCTGTATCCTGACGCCGAAGATGGTAGAGGCAAACGCACATCCCAATATCAATATCTATACATACAGCGAAGTAGAGAAAGTATCCGGATTTGTGGGAGATTTCACGGTGGATATCCGCAAGAAGGCGAGAAGTGTGGATATGTCCAAGTGTACCGGATGCGGGGTATGCCAGGAGAAATGTCCAAGCAAAAAGACGCCCAGCGAGTTTAACCGGGGCCTGAACAACCGCAGCGCCATTTATACGCCGTTTGCCCAGGCCATTCCCAATGTCCCGGTGATCGACCGGGAGGCCTGCATCAAATTTAAGACGGGGAAATGCGGCGTCTGCTCCAAGGTGTGCCAGGCCGGCGCTATCGACTATGAACAGGAAGACGAGATCATTACAGAGAAGTACGGCGCTATTGTAGTGGCCACCGGATTCGATATGATCAAGCTGGATGATTATGACGAGTACGCTTACAGCCAGAGCAAAGACGTGATCACATCCCTGGAGCTGGAGCGGATCATGAACGCGGCGGGCCCAACAGGAGGCCATCTGGAGCGGCTTTCCGATGGAAAGGCACCCAAGGAGATCGTATTTGTCCAGTGCGTAGGAAGCCGGTGCGCGGACCACAGAGGAAAGAGCTACTGCTCTAAGATCTGCTGTATGTATACGGCAAAGCACGCTATGCTGATCCGGGACAAATACCCGGATGTCCATGTGACCGTATTCTACATTGATGTGCGGACCCCAGGCAAGAACTTTGACGAGTTCTATCGCCGGGCAGTGGAAGAATACGGGGTAGATTATATCAAAGGCCAGGTGGGAAAAGTCATTCCGCAGCCGGATGGGAAACTCTTGGTACAGGGAGCGGACCTGCTGGATAATAAACAGATCCTAAAAGAAGCAGATATGGTAGTGCTGGCGGCGGCCATTGAGCCAAATCCAGACGTACGGAAGATCGCTACCATGCTGACGGCAAGTATTGATACCAATAATTTCCTGACGGAAGCCCACGCAAAACTCCGTCCGGTGGAATCTCCCACAGCGGGTGTTTTCCTTTCCGGCGTATGCCAGGGGCCAAAGGACATTCCTGAGACGGTATCCCAGGCAGGAGCGGCGGCGGTGAAAGCCATCGGGCTTCTGGCCAAAGATAAGCTTTTGACCAACCCATGTACGGCACATTCCGATGAATTGCTGTGCAACGGCTGTTCCCAGTGCGCGAATGTATGCCCCTATGGAGCCATCACCTACGAAGAAAAAGAGGTGAACGATCATGGAATCCGGGAGGTAAGGAGACTGGCGGTGGTCAACGACGCGCTCTGCCAGGGCTGCGGCGCTTGTACCGTTACCTGTCCGTCTGGCGCTATGGACCTGCAGGGATTCTCAAATAGACAGATTCTAGCGGAGGTGGATGCGATATGTCGATAG
- a CDS encoding hydrogenase iron-sulfur subunit → MSIEAKEEFRPKIVAFCCNWCSYAGADLAGSSRLSYSADVKIIRVPCSCRVNPMFILRAFERGADGVIICGCHPGDCHYTSGNYYARRRMTLLFSMLDYIGVESGRTRVEWVSAAEGVKFSQTMHEFVEKIQSLGKNVRLEDLRCRS, encoded by the coding sequence ATGTCGATAGAAGCAAAAGAAGAATTTAGACCGAAGATCGTGGCGTTCTGCTGCAACTGGTGCAGTTACGCAGGCGCGGACTTAGCAGGAAGCAGCCGTCTGTCTTATTCCGCCGATGTGAAGATCATCCGGGTTCCCTGTTCCTGCCGTGTGAATCCCATGTTTATCTTAAGGGCTTTTGAGCGGGGAGCGGATGGAGTGATCATCTGCGGGTGTCATCCGGGAGACTGTCACTATACCTCCGGAAACTATTACGCAAGGAGAAGGATGACGCTGTTGTTCTCCATGCTGGATTATATCGGCGTGGAAAGCGGACGGACTCGCGTGGAGTGGGTATCTGCGGCGGAAGGAGTGAAATTCTCCCAGACCATGCATGAATTTGTAGAGAAGATTCAGTCTCTTGGGAAAAACGTAAGATTGGAGGATTTGAGATGCAGGAGTTAA
- a CDS encoding 4Fe-4S ferredoxin, with the protein MQELINRAKELLADGQVARVLGWKAGDLPYNPEPAYFEKEEDFADFVYNGFCGANLSKYMIEASKLEGKTLVCLKPCDTYSFQQLMKEHRVDREKAYIIGVGCKGKLDIEKIRGMGIKGIQDIQGAELEDEAKDLTIQTLYGEKTCTYQEAMLERCHVCKGKDHMIYDEIIGESKETTDGDRFAEVEKIEAMSPEEKFAFFQKELSKCIRCNACRNVCPACSCRKCVFDSNKFDSAQKANVDSFEEKMFHIIRAFHVAGRCTDCGECSRVCPQGIPLHLFNRKFIKDIDELYGEYQAGADLEEKGPLTSYQFDDAEPGIVAERR; encoded by the coding sequence ATGCAGGAGTTAATAAACCGCGCGAAAGAACTTCTGGCAGACGGGCAAGTGGCCAGAGTGCTGGGATGGAAAGCCGGCGACCTGCCTTATAATCCAGAACCAGCTTATTTTGAGAAGGAAGAAGACTTTGCGGATTTTGTATACAATGGATTCTGCGGAGCGAATCTAAGTAAATATATGATCGAGGCGTCCAAGCTGGAGGGAAAGACTCTGGTGTGTTTAAAGCCTTGCGATACTTACAGTTTCCAGCAGCTTATGAAGGAGCACCGGGTAGACCGGGAGAAAGCCTATATCATCGGTGTGGGCTGTAAAGGGAAACTGGACATTGAGAAGATCCGCGGGATGGGAATCAAAGGAATCCAGGACATCCAGGGAGCAGAGCTTGAAGATGAGGCAAAAGACCTGACGATCCAGACCCTTTACGGGGAGAAGACCTGTACCTATCAGGAGGCTATGCTGGAGCGGTGTCACGTCTGTAAAGGCAAGGACCATATGATCTATGATGAGATCATAGGAGAGTCCAAAGAGACTACAGACGGAGACCGTTTCGCGGAGGTGGAGAAGATCGAGGCCATGAGCCCGGAAGAGAAATTCGCCTTCTTCCAGAAGGAGCTTAGCAAATGTATCCGGTGCAACGCCTGCCGGAATGTCTGCCCGGCCTGCAGCTGCCGCAAATGTGTCTTTGACAGCAATAAATTTGACAGCGCCCAGAAAGCCAACGTGGATTCTTTTGAGGAAAAGATGTTCCACATCATCCGGGCTTTCCATGTGGCGGGAAGATGTACAGACTGCGGAGAATGCAGCAGAGTATGTCCCCAGGGGATTCCCCTTCATTTGTTTAACCGGAAGTTTATCAAAGATATCGATGAACTCTACGGAGAATACCAGGCGGGCGCCGATCTTGAGGAAAAAGGCCCCCTGACCAGTTACCAATTTGACGATGCAGAGCCTGGAATCGTGGCGGAAAGGAGATAG
- a CDS encoding 4Fe-4S ferredoxin, whose product MYKIKKENLPSLFQKIAAAQELYLPLKSAGQVNFGPWSEEGQVDLETLKSVKSPKDVFFPQSENLYTCIRNGKKITVEPEALKEQDFVVFGMKACDIKGVEVLDRVFLSDPIDTFYAARRDHGTIVAMACREPEETCFCKVFGIDAADPTADVVTWMTGDTLYWKPETEKGEALTDLAADLLEKLEGAEETKAKAQVEEEQQKIRNIIDKLPYSHLSLEGWNGDVLMEKFESPLWEELYKPCLACGTCTFVCPTCQCYDIKDYDTGHGVQRYRCWDSCMYSDFTMMAHGNNRTTQKERFRQRFMHKLVYFPANNDGMYSCVGCGRCVEKCPAALNIVKVVKAFQEEEA is encoded by the coding sequence ATGTACAAGATCAAGAAAGAAAATTTACCCTCCTTATTTCAGAAGATCGCCGCGGCCCAGGAATTGTACCTGCCGTTAAAAAGCGCGGGACAGGTGAATTTCGGCCCTTGGAGCGAGGAAGGGCAGGTGGACCTGGAGACGCTGAAAAGCGTAAAGTCCCCAAAAGACGTGTTCTTTCCCCAGAGTGAGAACCTATACACCTGTATCCGGAATGGAAAGAAGATCACGGTAGAGCCGGAGGCGTTAAAAGAACAGGATTTTGTGGTGTTTGGCATGAAAGCCTGCGATATCAAGGGAGTAGAAGTGCTGGACCGGGTATTTTTATCGGATCCCATCGATACCTTTTACGCGGCCAGGAGAGACCATGGGACGATCGTAGCTATGGCCTGCCGGGAACCGGAAGAGACCTGCTTCTGCAAGGTGTTTGGCATTGACGCGGCGGATCCCACGGCAGATGTGGTGACCTGGATGACCGGGGATACCCTGTACTGGAAGCCGGAGACGGAAAAGGGAGAGGCTCTGACGGATCTGGCGGCGGATCTTCTGGAGAAGCTGGAAGGAGCGGAAGAAACGAAAGCCAAAGCCCAGGTGGAAGAAGAACAGCAGAAGATCCGGAATATCATTGATAAACTTCCTTATTCCCATCTTTCGCTGGAAGGCTGGAATGGGGACGTGCTGATGGAGAAATTTGAGTCTCCTTTGTGGGAAGAGCTGTATAAACCCTGCCTGGCCTGCGGGACCTGCACCTTTGTCTGCCCCACCTGCCAGTGTTATGACATCAAAGATTATGATACCGGACATGGCGTGCAGAGATACCGCTGCTGGGATTCCTGCATGTATTCGGATTTTACCATGATGGCTCACGGAAATAACCGGACCACTCAGAAAGAGCGGTTCCGCCAGCGGTTTATGCACAAGCTGGTGTATTTTCCGGCCAATAATGACGGGATGTACTCCTGCGTAGGCTGCGGCCGATGCGTGGAGAAATGTCCGGCAGCCTTGAACATCGTAAAGGTTGTGAAAGCATTTCAGGAAGAGGAGGCGTAA
- a CDS encoding hydrogenase, with product MCECTCHKNYELDTLIPKVGVITDIREETPDVKTFRVNAPEGGKLFEHMPGQCAMLCAPGISEGMFSITSSPTNQEYQEFSIKKCGMLTDYLHSLEVGDEITVRGPYGNHFPVEDKLLGKNLLFIAGGIGLAPLRSVINYVLDNREKYGSVDIVYGSRSAEDLVQLKEIQEVWMKKEGVNVYLTIDREEEGWDGHVGFVPNYVKELGFDVNKTALVCGPPIMIKFTLAGLEELGFSKEQVYTTLELRMKCGVGKCGRCNIGSKYVCKDGPVFRCDEVDEMPDEY from the coding sequence ATGTGTGAATGTACCTGTCATAAAAATTATGAGTTAGACACCTTGATCCCCAAGGTGGGGGTCATTACAGATATCCGGGAGGAAACGCCGGATGTAAAGACCTTCCGGGTCAACGCGCCGGAGGGAGGCAAATTATTTGAACATATGCCGGGCCAATGCGCCATGTTATGCGCGCCTGGGATCAGCGAGGGCATGTTCTCCATCACATCTTCTCCGACTAACCAGGAGTATCAGGAGTTCAGCATCAAGAAATGCGGGATGCTGACAGACTACCTCCACAGTCTGGAAGTGGGAGACGAGATCACAGTCCGGGGACCTTACGGCAATCATTTCCCGGTAGAAGATAAGCTGTTGGGCAAGAATCTTCTGTTTATCGCCGGAGGGATCGGACTTGCGCCTCTGCGTTCCGTGATCAATTATGTGCTGGATAACCGGGAGAAGTACGGCAGCGTGGATATTGTCTACGGATCCCGTTCCGCCGAGGATCTGGTCCAGCTGAAAGAGATCCAGGAAGTATGGATGAAAAAAGAAGGCGTAAATGTCTACCTGACTATTGACCGGGAGGAAGAAGGATGGGACGGCCATGTGGGATTCGTGCCCAACTATGTGAAAGAGCTTGGATTTGACGTGAATAAGACGGCTTTGGTGTGCGGTCCTCCGATCATGATCAAGTTTACGCTGGCGGGCCTGGAAGAACTTGGTTTTTCCAAAGAACAGGTGTATACCACCCTGGAACTGCGGATGAAGTGCGGCGTTGGGAAATGCGGAAGATGCAATATCGGATCAAAATATGTGTGCAAAGACGGCCCTGTGTTCCGCTGCGATGAAGTAGATGAAATGCCGGATGAATACTAA
- a CDS encoding 4Fe-4S dicluster domain-containing protein — protein sequence MEKMVNVYFFGKKYTVPADLTIMTAMEYAGYTLKRGCGCRHGFCGACATIYRIKGKNELKTGLSCQTQVEEGMYVASIPYFPTDKRTYEIDEIRPEQRVMMELYPEIYSCIGCNACTKACPQDLNVMQYIAYAQRGEFEKCAEESFDCIGCGCCSVRCPAGISHPMVGVLARRLTGKYIAPEAEHLKKRVEEIHEGAYDSLIEQIMEKPIEEMQELYNTREIEK from the coding sequence ATGGAAAAGATGGTAAATGTATATTTTTTCGGAAAGAAATACACCGTACCCGCTGACCTGACCATCATGACAGCGATGGAGTACGCCGGGTACACCTTGAAGAGAGGCTGCGGATGCCGCCACGGATTCTGCGGCGCCTGTGCCACGATCTATAGGATCAAGGGGAAGAATGAGCTGAAGACCGGCCTGTCCTGCCAGACCCAGGTGGAGGAAGGCATGTACGTGGCCAGTATTCCTTATTTCCCTACAGACAAGCGGACCTATGAGATTGATGAGATCCGCCCGGAGCAGCGGGTGATGATGGAACTGTATCCGGAGATCTACAGCTGTATTGGCTGCAATGCCTGTACGAAAGCCTGTCCGCAGGATCTGAATGTGATGCAGTATATCGCTTACGCCCAGCGTGGGGAATTTGAGAAATGCGCGGAGGAATCCTTTGACTGTATCGGCTGCGGATGCTGTTCTGTCCGGTGTCCGGCTGGAATCTCCCATCCGATGGTAGGCGTTCTGGCAAGAAGACTGACAGGAAAATACATCGCGCCGGAAGCGGAGCATCTCAAGAAGCGGGTGGAGGAGATCCACGAGGGAGCCTATGACAGCCTGATCGAACAGATCATGGAAAAGCCGATCGAAGAGATGCAGGAGCTTTATAACACAAGAGAGATTGAGAAATAG
- a CDS encoding FAD-dependent oxidoreductase produces the protein MFTPEMMESVKKVEATRAERMKTEPRRMTAEEKDVLLKEFHPDYRQEAFKEIKIGPNKGQKAPEELVHYLHSNSRLLKDQVDLTKIDYDVDVLVIGGGGAGASAAIEAHEAGADVMIVTKLRIGDANTMMAEGGIQAADKENDSPVQHYLDAFGGGHFAARPELLRKLVMEAPDAIQWLNDLGVMFDKDEDGRMITIHGGGTSRKRMHACKDYSGAEIMRTLRDEVLNRKIPVAEFTAAVELLKDEKGQVAGAVLQNVETDDYLVARAKTVVIATGGAGRMHYQNFPTSNHYGATADGLILGYRAGVPLLYQDTIQYHPTGVAFPSQIFGALVTEKVRSLGAMLVNVDGEAFMHPLETRDVSSASIIRECTARGKGVTTPIGSGVWLDTPMIEMIGGEGTIEKRIPAMLRMYMRYDIDMRKVPILVYPTLHYQNGGLEINGDGFTKTIDNLLVAGEAVGGIHGRNRLMGNSLLDIIVFGRNAGKKAAAKAKDVQLGTMNLDHIETYAEELKAAGLDTGDVSPLLLPHYARHER, from the coding sequence ATGTTTACACCAGAAATGATGGAATCTGTGAAAAAAGTCGAGGCTACCAGAGCGGAACGGATGAAGACAGAGCCAAGGCGGATGACGGCAGAGGAAAAGGATGTCCTTCTGAAAGAATTCCACCCAGATTACCGGCAGGAGGCATTTAAAGAGATCAAGATCGGTCCCAACAAAGGACAGAAAGCGCCGGAAGAGCTGGTGCATTACTTGCATTCCAACAGCCGGCTTTTGAAAGACCAGGTAGATCTTACCAAGATTGATTATGATGTAGACGTATTGGTGATCGGCGGAGGCGGAGCAGGAGCCTCAGCAGCCATCGAGGCCCATGAGGCCGGAGCGGACGTGATGATCGTGACCAAGCTGCGGATCGGGGATGCCAACACCATGATGGCGGAAGGCGGAATCCAGGCGGCGGATAAGGAAAACGACTCGCCGGTACAGCACTACTTGGATGCCTTTGGCGGCGGACATTTCGCGGCTAGGCCGGAATTGCTGCGCAAACTGGTGATGGAGGCGCCGGATGCGATCCAGTGGCTGAATGATCTGGGCGTTATGTTTGATAAAGACGAAGACGGAAGGATGATCACCATCCACGGGGGAGGAACTTCCAGGAAGCGGATGCATGCCTGCAAAGATTATTCCGGGGCGGAGATCATGCGGACTCTTCGGGATGAAGTATTAAACCGGAAGATTCCGGTAGCGGAGTTTACAGCGGCAGTGGAGCTTTTGAAAGATGAGAAAGGCCAGGTAGCCGGAGCGGTGCTCCAGAATGTGGAGACCGATGATTATCTGGTGGCAAGAGCCAAGACCGTGGTGATCGCCACAGGGGGCGCGGGCCGGATGCACTATCAGAATTTCCCAACCTCGAACCACTATGGAGCCACGGCCGACGGACTGATCCTGGGATACCGGGCAGGAGTGCCCCTTCTCTACCAGGATACCATCCAGTATCATCCTACGGGAGTAGCATTCCCCTCCCAGATCTTTGGCGCGCTGGTAACAGAGAAGGTCCGTTCTCTGGGAGCTATGCTGGTAAATGTGGATGGGGAAGCTTTCATGCATCCGTTGGAGACCCGCGATGTGTCATCCGCCTCTATTATCCGGGAATGTACGGCCAGAGGCAAAGGCGTGACAACCCCGATAGGAAGCGGCGTGTGGCTGGATACGCCTATGATCGAGATGATCGGCGGCGAGGGGACCATTGAGAAACGGATCCCGGCTATGCTCCGTATGTATATGCGGTATGATATTGATATGCGGAAAGTTCCGATCCTGGTCTATCCGACGCTGCATTACCAGAACGGCGGTCTGGAGATCAATGGAGATGGATTCACCAAGACCATCGATAATCTTCTGGTAGCAGGAGAAGCGGTGGGAGGAATCCACGGAAGAAACCGTCTTATGGGGAACTCTCTTCTGGATATCATCGTGTTCGGCCGCAACGCGGGGAAAAAAGCGGCGGCGAAAGCAAAAGACGTGCAGCTTGGGACTATGAACCTGGACCATATTGAAACTTACGCGGAAGAACTGAAGGCAGCCGGGCTGGACACAGGAGATGTTTCTCCGCTTCTGCTTCCTCATTACGCAAGACATGAGAGATGA